A single window of Granulicella mallensis MP5ACTX8 DNA harbors:
- a CDS encoding heme-binding domain-containing protein, whose translation MPADAKKILISKCADCHSNETRWPVYALLAPGSWLIEWDIVEARKKLNLSSWDQMAADAQEQMIGEIIHEAKAGEMPPSQYRLLHWKSQLTTQDVATLSSMKTSEATQASTSSSGDAARGKMVFEKRCMGCHTMETDREGPRLAGVFGRKAGSVAGFNYSEGLKKSGITWDEASLEKWLTDPDMMVPDNNMSIGVPKAQERSDLIAYFKQFK comes from the coding sequence ATGCCTGCTGACGCGAAGAAAATCCTCATCAGCAAATGTGCTGACTGTCACTCGAATGAAACCCGGTGGCCGGTGTATGCACTCCTGGCACCCGGATCGTGGCTGATCGAGTGGGATATCGTAGAGGCGCGCAAGAAGCTGAATCTCTCATCCTGGGATCAGATGGCTGCCGATGCACAAGAGCAGATGATCGGAGAGATCATTCACGAAGCGAAGGCTGGTGAGATGCCGCCGTCGCAGTACCGTCTTCTTCATTGGAAATCTCAACTGACAACTCAGGATGTGGCAACACTCTCGAGTATGAAAACGAGCGAAGCAACGCAAGCGAGTACAAGCAGCTCTGGCGATGCCGCGCGCGGAAAGATGGTGTTTGAAAAGCGGTGCATGGGCTGCCACACGATGGAGACAGATCGGGAAGGACCGCGGCTGGCCGGTGTATTTGGAAGAAAGGCCGGAAGCGTGGCGGGATTCAACTACTCCGAGGGGCTAAAAAAATCTGGCATTACCTGGGATGAAGCTTCGTTGGAGAAGTGGCTCACCGACCCGGACATGATGGTGCCGGACAACAATATGAGCATCGGTGTTCCGAAGGCTCAGGAGCGGTCGGATTTGATTGCCTATTTCAAGCAATTTAAATAG
- a CDS encoding metallophosphoesterase family protein, whose translation MNRFTKDEIVQESQAQPASDGIDRRNFLGCMAWAGTGLLWTMAGGIPVSKLLAQSVKPGAGAGKVEDFSFVQISDSHIGFNKGANPDVTGTLQKAIDKINVVPAGMKAPDFMIHTGDITQNSKASEFDTASQIIKSAKVSEVFYVPGEHDFSLDDGALYKQRYGKGTVGNGWYSYNHKGVHFVGLNNCVQVDAMGNLGADQLAWLKSDLAGLSASTPIVVFAHIPLWMVYEKWGWGTADGAQALALLKRFGSVTVLNGHIHQVVQKVEGNVAFHTAMATAFPQPAPGTAPNPGPMVVPAGKLQSVLGVTNVKVVRGHSHLAVVDHSLEEGA comes from the coding sequence ATGAATCGCTTTACGAAAGACGAGATAGTGCAGGAGAGTCAGGCGCAACCTGCTAGTGACGGAATCGACAGACGGAATTTTCTGGGATGCATGGCATGGGCAGGCACAGGTCTGCTTTGGACGATGGCCGGCGGTATTCCGGTATCGAAGTTATTAGCCCAGTCGGTAAAGCCCGGCGCCGGTGCCGGGAAGGTCGAAGATTTTTCCTTCGTCCAGATTAGCGACAGTCACATTGGATTCAACAAGGGTGCGAATCCGGATGTCACGGGGACCTTACAGAAGGCCATCGATAAGATCAACGTGGTTCCCGCCGGGATGAAGGCACCGGACTTCATGATTCATACCGGTGATATCACGCAGAACTCGAAGGCCTCGGAGTTCGACACGGCATCACAAATCATCAAGAGCGCCAAGGTTTCAGAGGTGTTCTACGTTCCGGGAGAGCATGATTTTTCGCTCGACGACGGTGCGCTTTACAAGCAGCGATACGGCAAGGGAACGGTCGGCAATGGCTGGTACAGCTATAACCACAAGGGTGTTCACTTTGTGGGGCTCAACAACTGCGTGCAGGTCGACGCGATGGGCAACCTGGGCGCGGATCAGCTGGCCTGGTTGAAATCCGACCTCGCTGGATTGAGCGCTTCAACCCCGATCGTGGTGTTCGCGCATATTCCGTTGTGGATGGTTTATGAGAAGTGGGGCTGGGGCACGGCCGATGGCGCACAGGCGCTTGCTCTTCTGAAGCGTTTTGGATCGGTCACCGTGTTGAACGGCCACATTCATCAAGTAGTGCAAAAGGTGGAGGGCAACGTCGCATTTCACACGGCGATGGCTACCGCCTTTCCTCAGCCCGCACCGGGAACCGCGCCGAACCCCGGACCGATGGTCGTTCCCGCCGGCAAGCTGCAGAGTGTGCTCGGGGTAACGAACGTCAAAGTCGTTCGCGGTCACAGTCATCTCGCTGTTGTCGATCACTCGCTGGAGGAGGGCGCTTGA
- a CDS encoding RNA polymerase sigma factor, with amino-acid sequence MPASNGSARFEQFVLPLLPSLYSHAFWLSRSHEEAEDVVQETISKALRAFDSFQSGTNFKAWIFRILRNTFLTSRTAIAASRTVFLEDQVDLLDVSDPSPTPEDHLLRLDNHAALTEALESLHPQLREVLLLCEVEELKYKEIAMVLDIPIGTVMSRISRARRTLHEQLRQQVGGSL; translated from the coding sequence ATGCCAGCCTCCAACGGTAGCGCGCGCTTCGAACAATTCGTGCTACCTCTGCTGCCGTCGCTCTACAGCCACGCATTCTGGCTGAGCCGCAGTCATGAAGAGGCGGAAGATGTTGTGCAGGAGACGATCTCCAAAGCGCTTCGGGCCTTCGATTCCTTTCAGTCCGGCACCAATTTCAAAGCATGGATCTTCCGTATCCTGCGCAATACCTTCCTTACGTCGCGGACCGCCATCGCGGCCTCACGCACAGTCTTTCTGGAGGACCAGGTCGATCTGCTCGACGTCAGCGACCCAAGTCCGACTCCGGAAGATCACCTGCTCCGTCTCGACAATCATGCGGCACTGACAGAAGCCCTGGAGAGTCTGCACCCGCAACTTCGCGAAGTCCTGCTGCTTTGCGAGGTGGAGGAGCTTAAATACAAAGAGATCGCGATGGTTCTCGACATTCCGATCGGTACCGTGATGTCGCGCATCTCTCGTGCCCGCCGGACCCTTCACGAGCAGTTGCGACAGCAAGTCGGGGGATCGCTATGA
- a CDS encoding DUF7003 family protein, with protein sequence MPFDSAHILSILDRCCETFTFPMLDNGYVYLAGTHLSLYRSVSDWAMVIEVFGFSPRSGLPDTHIHTFASTLYNRDAPEKYVSREAYDRYIATNPHNDSRFIYPISEGAWLNGELAAESVEEIEIRNQTFRLPSLGEYKLRGIELEIPPQVQVFELCRFLSDATRAVLATPQEQRLSVLPDMTRILDLAEWHHPDVVNGELPSESETFQQLAQVLVTGEVEHYRPSLPSNTHWQNWPDAGRL encoded by the coding sequence ATGCCCTTTGACTCCGCACATATTCTTTCCATTCTCGATCGCTGTTGCGAAACCTTTACGTTTCCAATGCTGGACAACGGTTACGTCTATCTGGCCGGCACGCATCTTTCGCTCTACCGGTCTGTATCAGACTGGGCGATGGTGATTGAAGTGTTCGGATTCTCCCCTCGCTCCGGATTACCCGACACCCATATTCATACCTTCGCAAGCACCCTCTACAACCGAGATGCACCGGAAAAGTATGTCAGTCGAGAAGCATACGACCGCTACATAGCAACGAATCCACATAACGATTCCCGCTTCATCTACCCCATCAGCGAAGGGGCATGGCTGAATGGAGAACTCGCCGCCGAGAGCGTCGAAGAGATCGAAATCCGCAATCAAACATTTCGATTACCCTCTCTCGGGGAGTACAAGCTTCGCGGTATCGAGTTGGAAATACCCCCACAGGTTCAGGTCTTTGAACTATGTCGCTTCCTGTCTGACGCAACTCGTGCTGTCCTCGCAACTCCGCAGGAGCAGCGTTTGAGCGTGCTTCCCGATATGACCCGGATATTAGATCTTGCAGAGTGGCACCATCCTGATGTGGTCAATGGCGAACTCCCAAGCGAATCGGAGACCTTTCAGCAACTCGCCCAGGTTCTTGTTACGGGAGAGGTAGAACACTATCGTCCGTCGTTGCCATCCAACACGCACTGGCAAAACTGGCCTGACGCTGGTCGTCTGTAG
- a CDS encoding cytochrome c oxidase subunit 3, producing MSPILTPPEIDRRHRAHESDNGSGRRPPTDKLTGGNGEGGDNWNDRPQGRRGPRERLSQVRMGLFFGLFAVLMFFIAIVSAFFVTRASGHFDAYSHYVNEWLPTTIPSILWLNTAVLLLSSASAEMARRSMFREVDVMDEWIGLSRRTSQRAAAWLSVTLGLGGLFLAGQWIAWDQLAAQHVFFRSNPSSHFFYLITIAHAIHLFIGVSALIAALIGLRRSHQLASRQILVDATVWYWHAMGLLWIFLFVLLEYGQ from the coding sequence ATGTCCCCCATCCTCACACCGCCCGAGATCGATCGCCGCCACCGCGCCCACGAGAGCGATAACGGCTCCGGGCGCAGACCTCCCACGGACAAACTCACCGGCGGTAATGGCGAAGGCGGCGACAACTGGAACGATCGCCCCCAGGGCCGTCGCGGCCCACGCGAGCGACTCTCTCAGGTCCGCATGGGCCTCTTCTTCGGCCTGTTCGCTGTGCTGATGTTCTTCATCGCCATCGTCAGCGCCTTCTTCGTCACCCGGGCCAGCGGCCACTTCGACGCCTACAGCCACTACGTGAACGAGTGGTTGCCAACCACCATCCCCTCCATCCTCTGGCTCAACACCGCCGTGCTCCTCCTGAGCTCAGCCAGCGCGGAGATGGCCCGCCGCAGCATGTTTCGCGAAGTGGATGTGATGGACGAGTGGATCGGCCTGAGCCGCCGCACCTCGCAGCGCGCTGCCGCCTGGCTCTCCGTAACCCTTGGGCTTGGCGGTCTATTTCTCGCGGGACAATGGATAGCCTGGGACCAGCTCGCCGCGCAGCACGTCTTCTTCCGGTCGAACCCCAGCAGCCACTTCTTCTACCTCATCACCATCGCCCACGCCATTCATCTCTTCATCGGCGTAAGTGCCCTCATCGCCGCGCTGATCGGACTCCGCCGCTCCCACCAGCTCGCTTCGCGACAGATCCTCGTCGACGCGACCGTCTGGTACTGGCACGCGATGGGCCTGCTCTGGATCTTCCTGTTCGTCCTGCTGGAGTACGGCCAATGA
- the pdxS gene encoding pyridoxal 5'-phosphate synthase lyase subunit PdxS: MAQENNGTGAAPSLRLKLGLAEMLKGGVIMDVMNVEQARIAEEAGAVAVMALERVPAMIRAEGGVARMANPKLIKDIMAVATIPVMAKARIGHFAEAQVLQSLGVDFIDESEVLTPADEVYHIDKHAFTTPFVCGARNLGEALRRIAEGAAMIRTKGEPGTGDVVHAVQHMRQIVREIKALTVLGDEELYNAAKVHGAPYELVRMVAKSGKLPVPNFSAGGIATPADAALMMQLGAETIFVGSGIFMKDGAKPLDVDLWTAQDAEIGLCTSKDVGQPRNPEERAEAVSRAKAIVLATLHFNDPKIVAEASEAIIGSMKGLAAAAIEEKNLMQTRGW, translated from the coding sequence ATGGCACAGGAAAACAACGGAACTGGCGCAGCACCGTCGCTGCGGCTCAAATTAGGTCTCGCCGAGATGCTCAAGGGCGGCGTCATCATGGACGTGATGAACGTCGAGCAGGCCCGCATCGCTGAAGAAGCCGGCGCAGTCGCCGTCATGGCACTTGAGCGCGTCCCCGCTATGATTCGCGCTGAAGGCGGCGTCGCCCGCATGGCGAATCCCAAGCTCATCAAAGACATCATGGCCGTCGCGACCATCCCGGTCATGGCCAAGGCCCGCATCGGCCACTTCGCCGAGGCCCAGGTACTGCAGTCGCTCGGCGTCGATTTCATCGACGAGAGCGAAGTCCTCACCCCCGCCGATGAGGTCTACCACATCGACAAGCACGCCTTCACGACACCGTTCGTCTGCGGCGCGCGCAATCTCGGTGAAGCTCTGCGACGCATTGCCGAAGGCGCTGCGATGATCCGCACCAAGGGCGAGCCCGGCACCGGCGACGTCGTTCACGCCGTGCAGCACATGCGTCAGATCGTTCGCGAGATCAAGGCCCTCACCGTGCTCGGTGACGAAGAGCTCTATAACGCCGCCAAGGTTCACGGCGCTCCCTATGAGCTGGTCCGCATGGTCGCGAAGTCCGGCAAACTGCCCGTCCCCAACTTCTCCGCCGGCGGCATCGCAACGCCCGCCGACGCAGCTCTCATGATGCAGCTCGGCGCAGAGACGATCTTCGTCGGCTCCGGCATCTTCATGAAGGATGGCGCCAAGCCGCTCGATGTCGACCTCTGGACCGCCCAGGATGCCGAGATCGGCCTCTGCACCAGCAAGGACGTCGGCCAGCCCCGTAATCCGGAAGAGCGCGCAGAAGCCGTCTCACGCGCCAAGGCCATCGTCCTCGCAACGCTGCACTTCAACGATCCGAAGATCGTCGCCGAAGCCTCGGAAGCCATCATCGGAAGCATGAAAGGCCTCGCCGCTGCTGCGATCGAAGAGAAGAACCTGATGCAAACGCGCGGTTGGTAA
- a CDS encoding M16 family metallopeptidase gives MTNFTPRLLTLALIAGLSTTAFAQTPAPHEPWKAIPIPTLHEFKPVQPIKVELPNGVQLFLEEDHELPFVSGFIRIRGGSRDEPADKVGLISLYGEAWRTSGTATANGDAMDDQLAAKAATVETGGGQASTSLSWSSFAKDFDSVFGVAMDLLQHPAFQQQKLELAKQSLASGILRRNDDASGIAQREAVEIAYGKTNPYGRSEELATVSAVTLEDLRAWHEKTFTGSNLIVGVIGDFDAKAMEAKLRAAFAPLPRGTQLKSAKVEFTEPPAGVYFANKADVDQSNVYMVGLGTQEDNPDYYALSVMNEVFSGGFGSRVVQNVRTKLGLAYDVGGNFGAAYDHPGLFAVGLGTKSSSTVAATKATLDEVRRLRTDPPTEDELRSAKSDLLNSFVFHYDTPEKVLSEQVTLAVYGYPADFLERYRAGIERVTSADVARVAQKYVQPEKLAIVVVGNSSEIQPPLDGLGKVTTLDISIPGAPSEQ, from the coding sequence ATGACCAACTTCACCCCACGCCTTCTTACCCTGGCTCTGATCGCAGGTCTCTCCACAACAGCCTTCGCTCAAACACCAGCACCCCACGAGCCCTGGAAAGCCATCCCGATTCCTACGCTGCATGAGTTCAAACCTGTCCAGCCGATCAAGGTGGAGCTACCCAACGGCGTTCAACTCTTCCTCGAAGAAGACCATGAGCTTCCGTTCGTGAGCGGCTTCATCCGCATACGCGGCGGCAGTCGCGACGAACCAGCCGACAAGGTCGGACTCATATCGCTCTACGGAGAAGCCTGGCGGACCAGCGGAACCGCTACCGCAAACGGCGACGCCATGGACGATCAACTCGCCGCGAAGGCCGCAACCGTCGAAACCGGCGGAGGCCAGGCCTCCACATCCCTGAGCTGGTCGAGCTTCGCGAAGGACTTCGACAGCGTCTTCGGCGTAGCCATGGACCTGCTCCAGCACCCCGCCTTCCAGCAGCAGAAGCTGGAGCTCGCCAAGCAGAGCCTCGCCAGCGGCATCCTACGCCGCAACGATGACGCCAGCGGCATCGCCCAGCGCGAAGCCGTCGAAATTGCCTACGGCAAAACCAATCCCTACGGCCGCTCCGAAGAGCTCGCCACGGTCTCCGCCGTCACCCTCGAAGACCTTCGCGCCTGGCACGAAAAAACATTTACGGGCAGCAACCTGATCGTTGGCGTCATCGGCGACTTCGATGCCAAGGCGATGGAAGCGAAGCTGCGCGCGGCCTTCGCTCCCCTGCCGCGTGGAACTCAACTCAAGTCCGCCAAGGTAGAGTTCACCGAGCCTCCAGCCGGCGTTTACTTCGCCAACAAGGCCGATGTCGATCAATCCAACGTGTACATGGTCGGACTAGGCACGCAGGAAGACAATCCCGACTACTACGCGCTCAGCGTGATGAACGAGGTCTTCTCCGGCGGCTTCGGCTCGCGGGTCGTGCAGAACGTTCGCACGAAGCTCGGATTGGCCTACGACGTCGGCGGCAACTTCGGCGCGGCCTATGACCATCCCGGACTCTTCGCGGTAGGCCTGGGCACCAAGAGCTCCAGCACCGTGGCCGCAACCAAGGCCACGCTCGACGAAGTCCGCCGCCTGCGCACCGATCCTCCCACCGAGGATGAGCTGCGTAGCGCCAAGAGCGATCTGTTGAACTCCTTCGTCTTCCACTACGACACTCCTGAAAAGGTGCTGAGCGAGCAGGTAACGCTCGCCGTCTACGGCTACCCCGCGGACTTCCTGGAACGCTATCGTGCCGGGATCGAACGCGTGACCTCAGCGGATGTGGCTCGCGTCGCGCAGAAGTATGTCCAGCCGGAGAAGCTCGCCATCGTCGTAGTGGGCAACTCCAGCGAGATCCAGCCGCCACTCGACGGGCTCGGGAAGGTGACCACGCTCGACATCAGCATCCCCGGAGCCCCTTCAGAGCAATAG
- the pdxT gene encoding pyridoxal 5'-phosphate synthase glutaminase subunit PdxT — translation MTDRPIIGVLALQGAYDIHAERLTELGASVRLVRRPEQLAGLDGLIIPGGESTTFLKHLERAGFYDALDEFVHTKPTFGTCAGCILLAKDVANPTQRSFGVLDIAVERNAYGRQNDSAILSTETTLPGGPMEMVFIRAPRISRIGEGIEILARRGDDPALVRKGPLLAATFHPELSTDTRVHQLFLDMVHQARS, via the coding sequence ATGACTGATAGACCCATCATCGGTGTCCTCGCCTTGCAAGGCGCCTACGACATTCACGCCGAGCGCCTCACGGAGCTCGGCGCATCCGTTCGCCTGGTGCGCAGGCCGGAGCAGCTCGCAGGGCTCGACGGGCTCATCATCCCCGGTGGCGAGTCGACGACCTTCCTCAAGCATCTCGAACGCGCAGGCTTTTACGACGCGCTCGATGAGTTCGTTCACACAAAGCCCACGTTCGGCACCTGCGCCGGCTGCATCCTGCTGGCGAAGGACGTCGCCAATCCAACACAGCGCTCCTTCGGCGTGCTCGACATCGCCGTCGAACGCAACGCCTACGGACGCCAGAACGACTCGGCCATCCTGAGCACCGAAACCACGCTTCCCGGCGGCCCGATGGAGATGGTCTTCATCCGCGCCCCGCGCATCAGCCGTATCGGTGAAGGCATCGAGATTCTCGCCCGCCGCGGCGACGATCCCGCGCTCGTTCGCAAAGGCCCGCTGCTCGCCGCAACCTTCCATCCTGAACTCAGCACCGACACCCGCGTCCACCAACTCTTCCTGGACATGGTCCATCAAGCCCGCTCGTAA
- a CDS encoding cytochrome c oxidase subunit I — protein sequence MTAQHSRWTHHRTVGFGYLAISLAAACVGTVLSLLMRLHLTWPAWSLPLHGLILPEEYLALVTMHGTLMLFFVLTVAPQSGFGNLILPAQIGARRMAFPRLNAASMWITGLALLVLLAAFFVPGGSPISGWTAYPPLSATALAGPGQGEGMDVWLAAIALFSLASTLGAINTLTTIVKLRGEGMSWQRLPLTVWGWFTAALLSVLVFSVLLAALAMLFCDRHLQSGFFIPTNDLVNGVLLQHHGDGSPLLWLHLFWFFGHPEVYIAILPGMGLTSMVLANFAHRRVFAYRLMIATTLLIGFLGILVWGHHMFVAGLNPFAGSVFALSSMAIALPSSAKVLSWLATIWRSRPRLTTPMLFALGFVSLFITGGLTGPILAQPILDEYLHNTFFVVAHFHLIMAMAGIFGLFCATYYWFPLLFGRLLSERLGKLHFAGTLIGAYGTFLPMHLTGLAGEPRQYAQLTGGGSGPASQLLQTTLPVQHGITYSALFLACAQLPFLLNLVLTLRSRLLVTPNPWSATTMEWAPQAFNEASTEDEPTGLVTYRGPCHYSEDGVSFHPQWESGATSTLPPE from the coding sequence ATGACAGCTCAACACAGCCGCTGGACCCACCATCGCACCGTGGGCTTCGGCTACCTGGCAATCTCGCTGGCAGCGGCCTGCGTCGGCACCGTACTCTCGCTGCTGATGCGCCTGCACCTCACCTGGCCTGCGTGGTCTCTGCCGCTGCACGGCCTCATTCTGCCCGAAGAGTACCTCGCCCTGGTCACCATGCACGGGACCCTGATGCTGTTCTTCGTGCTCACGGTCGCGCCACAGTCGGGCTTCGGCAACCTCATCCTGCCTGCGCAGATCGGCGCGCGGCGCATGGCGTTTCCCCGCCTCAACGCCGCGAGCATGTGGATTACCGGCCTGGCTCTCCTGGTACTGCTGGCAGCGTTCTTCGTCCCCGGCGGCTCGCCCATCTCCGGCTGGACGGCCTACCCTCCACTCTCCGCCACCGCGCTCGCCGGCCCTGGCCAGGGCGAGGGCATGGACGTGTGGCTCGCTGCTATCGCGTTGTTCTCCCTCGCATCCACCCTGGGCGCTATCAACACTCTGACAACCATCGTCAAGCTGCGCGGCGAAGGCATGAGCTGGCAGCGGCTTCCGCTCACCGTCTGGGGATGGTTCACCGCCGCCCTGCTCAGCGTGCTCGTCTTCTCCGTGCTGCTGGCTGCGCTGGCCATGCTCTTCTGCGACCGCCATCTGCAGAGCGGCTTCTTCATCCCCACCAACGATCTCGTCAACGGTGTCCTGCTGCAGCACCACGGCGACGGCTCCCCGCTACTCTGGCTCCATCTCTTCTGGTTCTTCGGCCACCCCGAGGTCTACATCGCCATCCTCCCCGGCATGGGCCTCACCTCCATGGTGCTGGCCAACTTCGCGCACCGCCGGGTCTTTGCCTATCGGCTGATGATCGCAACCACCCTGCTCATCGGGTTCCTCGGCATCCTCGTCTGGGGACACCACATGTTCGTCGCGGGCCTAAACCCTTTCGCAGGCTCGGTCTTCGCACTCTCGTCGATGGCCATCGCCCTGCCCTCATCCGCCAAGGTCCTGAGCTGGCTTGCCACCATCTGGCGCTCGCGCCCCCGGCTCACCACGCCGATGCTCTTCGCGCTCGGCTTCGTCTCGCTGTTCATCACCGGCGGCCTTACCGGCCCGATCCTCGCGCAGCCCATCCTCGACGAGTACCTGCACAACACCTTCTTCGTCGTCGCGCACTTTCATCTCATCATGGCAATGGCCGGCATCTTCGGTCTCTTCTGCGCGACCTACTACTGGTTCCCCCTGCTCTTCGGTCGCCTGCTCTCGGAGCGGCTGGGCAAGCTGCACTTTGCCGGTACCTTGATCGGGGCATACGGTACGTTCCTTCCGATGCACCTGACCGGACTCGCAGGAGAGCCACGTCAGTATGCCCAGCTCACCGGCGGTGGAAGTGGCCCCGCAAGCCAGTTGCTGCAAACCACCCTACCTGTGCAACATGGCATCACCTACTCAGCCCTCTTCCTCGCCTGCGCGCAGCTTCCCTTCCTGCTCAACCTCGTGCTGACCCTGCGCTCACGCCTCCTCGTAACGCCCAACCCCTGGTCGGCAACGACGATGGAGTGGGCACCACAGGCTTTCAACGAGGCATCTACCGAAGACGAGCCCACAGGCCTCGTAACCTATCGAGGCCCTTGTCACTATTCAGAGGATGGAGTATCTTTTCACCCGCAGTGGGAATCAGGCGCGACGTCTACGCTTCCTCCGGAGTAA
- a CDS encoding cupredoxin domain-containing protein, which yields MHSAQAIATGQRFWRLPVDASAHGPALDAHLLLNLWIALALLALAHLILLAGLMFRRRASRPVHTLLLEYLPLAALTLLFAFLAARAQQLWAAQRYTGASLTAMQVEVTGMQFAWYFRYPGTDAAFGETKPVLVAPGEGNPLGLDPADRHGADDLVTSQLVLPVGREVDLALHAQDVIHGFSVPEMRLKQNAVPGQTAHIHFTPTQPGSYAILCTQLCGLGHYRMQATMLVLPPAAFDTWLLAHEAAAGKRGQP from the coding sequence ATGCACTCTGCGCAGGCGATCGCTACCGGCCAACGCTTCTGGCGTCTGCCCGTCGACGCCTCCGCACACGGCCCCGCACTCGACGCCCACCTGCTGTTGAACCTCTGGATCGCACTGGCGCTACTCGCGCTCGCACACCTGATCCTGCTCGCCGGCCTGATGTTCCGGCGACGCGCCTCCCGCCCGGTCCACACGCTGCTGCTGGAGTACCTCCCGCTCGCCGCGCTCACACTGCTATTCGCATTCCTCGCAGCCCGCGCCCAACAGCTCTGGGCAGCGCAGCGCTACACAGGCGCCAGCCTCACGGCCATGCAGGTGGAGGTCACGGGTATGCAGTTCGCTTGGTACTTCCGCTATCCCGGCACAGACGCTGCGTTTGGCGAGACCAAACCCGTTCTCGTCGCGCCGGGCGAAGGCAATCCCCTCGGGCTCGACCCGGCGGACCGCCACGGTGCGGACGATCTCGTCACCAGCCAGCTCGTCCTGCCCGTCGGACGCGAAGTCGATCTCGCGCTGCATGCGCAGGACGTCATCCACGGCTTCTCCGTACCCGAGATGCGCCTGAAGCAGAACGCCGTGCCCGGCCAGACGGCCCACATCCACTTCACGCCGACGCAGCCCGGCAGCTACGCCATCCTCTGCACGCAACTGTGCGGCCTCGGACACTATCGCATGCAGGCCACGATGCTCGTGCTTCCCCCCGCAGCGTTCGACACCTGGCTGCTGGCCCACGAAGCCGCCGCCGGCAAGCGAGGTCAGCCATGA